The DNA region GGGATTTGAATGAGACTTAACCAGCTTTGCGagctggaaaaggaagtAACCGCGTCTCCCGGGATAGAGTAATGGTTTTCCAGAAGATATCTGACAATTTTGCTTGGAATCAAAGCCGCATCTTCAGGTCTCGAGAGATCCCAAACCACACTCTCTGCAATGCTCCCATCCTTGAACCTTCGCAGCTCAGCTTTCTCCCCCCAAAGTCCACGGAAAGCTTCGCCTTCCAAAGGCTTGTCAGAAGATGGTCCAATGTCCAGGACGCGGTTGGCATGGGAAGGGTCTAAAAGCAATCCCACAGAGATGCTGTGGTCAGAAATCGGGCAGATATGAACAAAATTCACTCGGTTGGAGAGACCTTGGCGGAGAGTCGAAGAGAAGACGGTTACGGCGAGAGAAGAGACCGAAGGGTGTTCGGAGCGTTTATATAGATCATCTGGGAGTCGGGCTGATGAGATGTCGATGCTATCGATGATGAGCTTCTAGATAacaagatgaaagaagataaaaCATACTGGAAGAATTCATCAAACACCGCAGGACCAAGATCAAATTCCTTCAGGAAAACGTCCGCGAATCGCTCTCcgctttcatcttccaacatCGCCAATGTCTCCCTTGCGTGATATCTTAAGAAATCGATTTCACCCTCGTCCCAGCCAGCAAATATATTGACGAGGCCAGAGGGATCAGTAAATACGTGAGAGAAGGTGAGAAACACAGAATGCTCGAAGGACGAAGGTGAGGAGGGCGGATGGAGAAAGATAGGGGTTTGTTTAAAGTCGGTATGAGCTATAAATTGTCAGTCAGCAAGTGATACAAACATCGTAAAGTAACAACTGACCCAAAAATTCCCAGGCAGCCCGAAGGGCGCCCCAAGCTCCCAAGCTCCTACCTACGCCTGCAACTTTTTTCACCTGCTCTCTCTTTCCGCCTACACCGCCCACCCAACCTCCGTTGATAACCCAACCCAATACCATCCCAGCTAACCATGCACTGcctcccctttctcttcgtATCCCCCTTCGCTTTGCCCAGATTCTCCATagagcaaggaaagagtcAACAGTGCGAGCATTTGATGGAAGGAGTTGAGAAAGTCGGTGcaaatggagaagatgaggttTGTGCAGGGTATCATGCAATATAGATGTATTGTATAGAGGTGATGGGGTACCACTAGTTTGGTCAGTAGTGGCAAATAAGGCAGTGCGGACAAGGGATTTCGCTGGAGATAAGGATGAcagagggaaaagagatgaagggatAGAGGCGTGGATACGAATGTCCACTTTCGATTTGAGCCCTTGATCTACATATGTAGTTAGACACAAATGGCTGGAGCTTTGGCGTGCAAACTCACCCTTGCCGGCACGGACGACAACGATAGGCCGCCTCTCGTCGGCCATGTTTGTAGCCCACTCAATCTTAACTCCTTTCAATTCACCCTCTTTAGTAGCCAGTCGTTGCAGTTCAGAGAAGATGACAGCTAGATAGAAAATCCGCTTGTGAAAATATCTGTAATCAAGCCTATCTTTGGGTGAAAAGATGCCCTATAAATTCTGTCAGTAAAGTGTCATACTCGGTGCAAGCAACTCACATGCGGCATTGCAACTACAAGATCAATCCCTCCCATTtcccccttttcctttttgtaTCCACCTACAACACTCCAGCTGCCTCCGATGACAACTTCCTCGGGCTTGGCCCATCCCAACGTCCACTTGATCTCTTTGCCATTCTTGAGAGGCGAGAACTCCGCAGGGCCAGGGAATGGCACCTTTATGCCAATCCGCTTAATAGCCTTGGCAGGATGCAAGCTTTCTATCGCGGGCATCCCAAGGATTCTGGAGTGAATGGCTGTTAATAAGTCTTTGAGAGCGGCGTGAGGTGCAGTCGGCAAAAGAGAAGCCTCTAAAAGCTCTGATAATTGCAAAGAAAAGGTTGTGCCACCAGTTTCTTCGGCACGACGGAGTGCCTCCATTTCTGACAAAGTTGGTGCCTTGTAAAGGTTTTTCGAGGAGCGAGAGGGCCCTGCAGTGGGTCGGTCGTGCTCTTCGCTTTCAGAAGCTTCTTCGTGGGCATCTGCGTCGCTGACGGATCCCGCGTCGTCGGAAAATACTTGTTGATCGATCATAGGATCTTCAAGTGGTTCCATGGCTTCCTCGTCGTAGCTAATTGATGATTCATTCCCCAATTCCTGGAGATCATTGTCATTTTCAGCTCGGGATGATTGTGGGACAGCCGGTCCCCGCTGCTGTTCATCAGTATGATAGATTAATGGGACAAGCATTTCGACCCCGACGCACCTTGTTCCCTGATCCATTTTCCAACGtcgctttcctcttcagtgAATGTTGGGCGACCATGTTTCTCATACGGTTGTAACTGTTGTGTCCCACAAGTTCTTTCTTCAATTGCCGCTGAAATTTATGAGTGAAACGTTACGTAATGTGTACCGCGACGGCTTTTGCAGCCAAACAAACAAGCCACCTCGCCCGTCAACCGTGACTGAAGTCTAATGACCAACATTCATCTCTTGCCTTGTCTTTTTTGCAGTTCCTGATTTCTACACCATACAGGTCAGCATGTCAGCAAAGACAGTAAGATCAGTCCATGCCGCAGTCACATTATCCACGCCTCCCCCCCTCTCAAAGCATTCCAGAAGCGCTTTTAGCGAGGCAGAGAGGCAAGGTCTACTCCAAAACTTCGATCTCGAGGGTAAGTAGTGATTGTAGCCTTGTAACTGTCGCTCATGAACCATTCGACTAGTCCAAGACAAATTGCAATACTTCAGGTCCATGCTCAAGCAGACACTCGATTCATTTAGTCTGCGTGGGGAAACAGAGATTCTTTCCATACCACGCGAACTACGTACCATGACTTTGGGCGAATTGGAAGAAAAGTGGGGCGGAGGCTGGGCTGGTACCTTTCATAGAATCAAGACAGAAAGGTtcgaggtggaggaaaaagaacgggaggaaagagaggaaaagggaagggaggaagcggtgaaaggaaaaaggtgaGTGACTTTATGATTTTTTCCTTTAATCATTGCTGATGCAGCATttcaagaaaaaggaatatCGCTACGACTTCTAGGGCAAACTCGCCCGCTAGATCAACTAAGAATCGTGAGAGCCACATCCCGAAGATAAATGCGACCATAACTAAAGTGGACTAGCTCGACGAGAAGCCCCCACCGGTCCTAATCGTAATGCTCCTAGTCGTGCGACTTCATCCACAGCCGCTGCCAGAGCCAAGCCAGCAGCCATGTCTAAACGGACCAGTAAGGCCATCGtagcctcttcatccaattcCACTAGTGTAGGTTGTAATCTTAGCTGGTTAAAGTAAGCCAATATTTTTTCCTATAGGGCCTTCCGCAAGTCCATATCTTCAATCCCGCTTTGCCAACCGCCCCTTTTCGCTCAGCTGGGGCCGGTTCTGCTGCCCGTCCTTCTCCGATCTCGAAGGTGACCCATTCATATTCCTGTTCTCGCGAACTTTCAGACAATTCCGGAAGCATAATCTCTGTTAATGAAGATTCTCTCGAAggggacgaagaagaagacgacttGCCTGATCCGCAGGCGATGGAAGCCAAGTTACTTTCCCAACCTGAAGCCAAGTCACCCACGTCAAAGAGCAGAtccaggaagaagagaggaccGTCATTGATCTTCCATCAGTCCTTTGGTGCAGGAAAGATAATATCTACCCCAGAACCTCCCAGCTCTTTGGATTCAGACGAACCTCTAGCAACCATCCAGCTTTCAGACGGGCGCGAAATTAGCTTCAATCCGTTCTCTCTTACTCCTGGCCGCGTCGAGAGGGAGCtagaagaaggaggtgtgagtaaggaagagaaaatcaGAGTGCAAAATGAAGTGCATGCGGAGGTCGTCAAGAGTTTGCAAGCTAGAATGGAAAAATGGAAGGTTTAGTCGGTGAAAATGGGGTAGGACAGGCAGTAGCTTCACAATCATTGTTATTATCCATGTTCATATTCCTAGTCGCATAATGTAGAGTTTCTATGTATCTGTAATTGCGAGATGCGAGACATCCTCGTCTTTGATATTTTGCATTCAGTTTCCAGCAAACGATGGTCTCGTACAGAGCAAAGAGATTAGATTAGAAGATATTGTACATGTTTGTTAAGACGACACCAAATCTTAAAAATGTTTTCCCTTGCGAAATATCTGTGATGACTGCTACCTTGAAATTTTTTTATACGCTCATCTGGCTGATCATCTGTGATAAATGGGCAGAGTCGGCAACGTAATCAGGCGGTGCAACCTTTCGGCACTGATATCGCACCCTTACTTGATCCTACAGGCATTGTCAATTGTCAACTCTACCAGTTGAAGCTGTGCTCAGCCGCTTACATTGAAAGAGTCCTGTTTTGCCATCATCTGGAACACATACGTCCTTGCTGTCGCTTTGGCAAAATGAACATCATAATCCAGATCATTTCCCTCATTCTTCAGTTTCATCAAGTCGTTGGCGCTGATGCCCATGATTTGTTCGGCAGTTTCATTGAATGCCGTCATCCAGAATTGACCTGTGTAATCCATCACATTCATCGAAAGAATGTAGCTGAAAAAGAATCAGAGCCGTCGTGTAATCGAGACTGCCATGACTTACCGATGAATGGGTTCATCCCACCTTCGTTGACATTTTTCACACCACCAACCACTaccatcttccaccaccttttTCGCACAATTATCGGGATTGGCGCAAGCTGGATAAGAAAAGGGATCTTTTTTGATAAACGCTACAGTGGCTTCGGTACTGAAGAAGTCGGTCTTCTCTGACATACCGAGCTGCTCATCCTTTACTTGTGCGATCGTCTTTAGTTCAGCAGGTCGCGTCGCGGCACCTGCAGCAGTGTTGATAGCACTGTCACCGACAGACGCAGTAGTGTACGCCGTGAAGTGCTTATTATGCCCTTCGGCATCAAACCAGCCTCGAAGAGAGTGAGCTTCAGGAATATCAGGATTAATAGTCATTGTGGCGTTGCTGAACATCGAAAGTGATCGACCTCCAAAGTCGCCAACTTTGACGCCCTTGAAAGCAATAACTGGCTGATCATCCGCTTGGAATGTTTCAGCTTGCTTACCCCAAAGGGTAAGACGGACGCTTTGACCGGACTGATCAACAAGTTGCAGCTCTCGTTTGGCAAACTATGACGGGTGAGCAAAATGCTTAATCATTGCGATTTATACCCACTGGCTTATTTGTAGCTCGAGATGTTACAGATCCTAGTTCACCCACCTCCCTCACCACGCCAATAACATCTAGAGATGATTGTTCAGCCTGGCCCTTCAAAAAAGACTGTTGGCGTACCACAGACATCATCCTTTTGTAGTTCTCCAAGATCTCCAATACCTTTGAAGTTATATTTGACCTGCGGCACTGACTCGTCTGCACAAGGCTCGATCTCTGTGTCCCTCTCAAACATGATCTCATACTCATTGTTGACGTTGCTGAACTGCTTTTTAGCAATGTTGATCCGAGCACGCGACACAAAAAACACCTTGCCGACTTCAAGAAGGTTGTAGAAATTGTCGACAGCATCGTTGAATCCGGTGGCTCTGATTTCCCCCTTTGCGCGATaatcagcttcttcaagttcATGACGACCCGGCCCGGCGAAACTTACAGTTTCATCCATAAAAGTCACGTTGAAAAGTTTACCATCCCCTCTTTGATTAGAATAATGTCGGATGTCAGACTTTTGAGTTACCCGAGCTTTGATGGTCCATCTTTCCAGAAATCAGAAACATCCTTTCACTAGCCATACCAGTCTCACCTATTCTGATAAGGGCTCAATCCTTCGATGGGGTACAGTGGTCCCAAGTCGCCTTTGGGCTTTGTGTTCCCTGGTCTAGCAGAAGAGGCATTCCGGCCAGGTACCTGGGCTCGCGCAGGCGCGGGTGCAGTAGCAGATTGAAGAGGGGCAGAATGGGCTCCGGCAGGCTGGGCTGAGGCGGACGCGCCACTCTTTGCTTGGTCAACGCTGACAGGGTTTCCAATCTTTTCGTCTGTCCAAGGAACAACTTCCAGAGCGAGAATAATCAATAGTCTTGTATCGCCCATCAGAATCGGATACTTGAGTGATTGGAACAACTTACTTTCGGCCTGAAACACTATTAACAGAAAAGTTTACAACCTTGACAAGAGAATGTTTGTCAACTTGCTTGCTCTCCACAAAATGATTCAATTGAGTAGCAAGCATTGCCTGAATAAAGTACTGTCCATCCGACAAAATTGCTCTGCTAAGTCCATCAGTATCAAACCATCAAAGAATATTACAAGAGTTCACATACCGGTATCTGTCGACAGCAGTTGTGTCAGTGGAAGCAATCTTTTTTACGTTGAGGACCTGAACGACAGAATCAAAGCATTCTGAGACATCCTCTGCGGACGTTGCTCGCTCGCAGAATCCGACTGTAAGTGGGCTTGCCATTGTAGGAGTCAATAGGCGGTTATGGATCGGAATGATAAAGCAATGACAAATGAagttgggagatggaaatggatggCGAGAGCTGACTGGACTGATTCTCGCGTCGACGCGTTTCCGGGAATATATTTCTAGTCACGTGACCTATTTTGGGAGACGCGTCAACCTACGCGCACATTAGCGGAATCAATTTTCGCCGCCGCACGGCTCAACAAATACATATTACTGCCTCAGTGTTCCGAATATCCCTCGATACGTTCCCAATGCCGTCCGCAACCTACGCAAGGCAGTCCGCTAATGCTCTCAACAGAGCCACACGAGGTGATGATTCTTTATCTCCTCCAGCCGGCCCCTCCAATGCTCGGGACGAAGATGTCAAAATGAACACAAGGGGATCTCCAagtgaagacgaggatgaagaagaagatatcgAAGGCTGGACAGAAGACACCTTTGTGGACAAACCAGTAAATGGATCACAGCCTACAATGACAATGGCAAGTTTCCATGCCGTTTATCCCTTATAGCTTGAAACTGAGAAGAGTAGTTCCGGACGTTGAAAAGTAAGCTGGAAGAAGTAACCAATCGTCTGGAGGAAGCCATCGAAGAAATCAAAGACGCTGCTTTTGCCATTGAAGAAGCCAACCCCAATGATGAAGTACGCTCGATAATGTGATCTGAACATGCCATATCTGATACCTGTTCAGTCCCTCGAAAATATTGAAGGATCATTATTCAAAGCATTTGACCAGCGCCAGGTTCTCCAGATCAAGATCAGATGCCTCGAGCAATTAGAAGCGCGTTTGAAAGGTGGTGAAGAATACGTATGCTaatttcttttcttctcatcgTCAATCTGTGACTGATTCAGCGCATCAGACGAATGTCAATGATGCTTTTAACCACCTGTCCGAACCCGAAATCAAAGAGTACCTGGCCAAGTCTCAACGTGCTAAATGTGTGCCTCCTTTGCGTAAGATCCCTTTGCAGTAACGCTGACAATATGAGCAGTAAGGAAGTTTAAAGAGTATATCGATTTCCGTTCCAACCTCTGGTCCATCAATCACGACGATGCTTGTCCACCTGTTTCTAGTTTCCTTGAGAAAGGCATtaatgatgaagagtcagatgatgagattgaCGTTGGGGGTCAAACGCAGACCTACAGATGCCCGATTACACTCACTCTCTACCAGGACCCAATGACTTGGTGGGTAGATTTTTGGTTTTGAAGTCTTTTGCTGAGAGAAGAACAGTACAAAGTGTAGTCATACCTATTCTAAGATTGCTATCTATGATCTTATTGATAGTGCCAGAAAGCAGCGGAGGTCGGCGAAGTGTCCCGTCACTGGGTGCTCCGTCACGATCGAGAAATCTGATCTAAAAGTGAGTGTCTAGCTCTGTTGCCAGCAATGGAAATTGGCTCATTATGACGATTGCAGCCGAATCCAAGCATGCAGAAGCGTGCAAATGAATTCGCCCGACGCCAGCAAGataaagatgatgaaagagaggatgatatTGCAAGCATTGAAGATAGTGATGAAGACTAAAACTATTGATGTTTTCATCGGTCTTGGCAGTTACGAAACTAGAGATGAGACTATAGCTGGGCATATACCTTCATACCTCCAATTCTGTATACAATATGATAACAATCCACCAGTTTGATGACTTTTATAACAATGTGGAATCCCTGTTTTCAGCCGGCGTTTTAGCGTCATATCCTCTTGTGTTCTTTAgaacatcatcttcctcattgaCTACATGCACCTTCTCACCCTCTGGATTTGATTCCGCCTCCTTAGCTTTCCTAGCTTCCTCATATTTTATCGTCACCATCCTCAGTGCACTCTCGGCATCTGAATCGCCGGTCCTATCCTTTGTGCTTTGTGCTACGGGGGCAGTAGGTGCCTGAAATTCACATGGCGTAAAATTATAGTCATTATCATCGCCACGGTTCCTCTGCCTGTCAGAGAAAGAGGCGAGAGCCAGCGAGGGATCATGCGTGGGTCGCTTGTCATTAGACGATACCGAATGTACCTCTTCACGTAGGTCATTACTTTTTTTCTCTGGTTGTGAGCGATAAACTTCGGAAAAGCGGGCACTACCAGAGAGATCCGGTACCTGCTCTGGCGCGCGTAGTTGGACCTTCTGATCGTTCTGTTGCCCTAGACTCTTCGGCTTTGATGGAGAATCAAAAGCACTCTTcctgggagggaggggCGGCGGAACGCCAACATTATGTGCAGGCAAAATGCCCCTTGGTGGTTCTTGCTCTATTTTCTCCTCAGTTTGCATGGGTTCAGTATTCTTTCTCGGCGGCAATGTAGAAGGCTCCGGCTTGAGCTCGTCTTTCGCATCTTCCGTGGATTCCAGCTTCGAgtcctcttcttgatcatgCCTTATGGCGGACCCTTCATTCAATTTTGATGGCACTAGGTCAGAGGAACCAATACCTGTGACTTGGCCGGGGCGTTTTGGTACGCTAGGCACCACCATAATTCTCTCTGCAGTCGGCTGAGTTGAGACAGGAGCGGAACTCGATTGACGCCTGGTGTGTCCTTGAGACATAGGTTGAGCTTGGGCTGCAAGTATATTGGACGATGTGGAAGCCGCGTCATCTTTGATCACACCGGTGGTGGGTCGCCCGCCTACGGGTGTCCACTTGGAAGGCGAAACTCCAACAGAAGCCAAACTCGACGTTTTGGAGGGAGACGGAAGTAGACTGGGCCGAGAGACGGTCGATGAAGAACGTTGTCTTTCAGGAATGAGCATTGGGCTAGAGTGTGTATGAGGAACGACAGTGGCATGAGTTTCGTGCGCTGCAGCATTGAGTCTCTCTTGAAGTGACAACCCATGCGACAGACTACTGGTCGTTCTCCTGTGAGTTTGAGACTGGCTGGGTAATGGTATATGATCGTCATCCCgcacatcttcttcttcttctttgggcCTGTAGAGGGCCTGcctcccttcatctttttccgATCTACCCCCTTCCTCGATGATTCCAGCCTTTGACCGGCGCTTTGCACCAAAGTTCACGctccacttcttcatctgatCTTTAGCACTGTCCATCTGAGCTTGAAGCGCCTTCTTGTCCCTCGACCGGAGGCTGCTTATGAGAGACGAGGTGCTTCCCATCCCTAGTTGATGAGGGAGGGCGAAAGTCTCGTCGGTAGGTATAACGTTGGGAAATGCTTCCGTCGATGATGTGGCTATGGAGGACGTTTCTGAAAACTTAGATGGCGAAGGGGCAACGAGACCCAACGTACTTCTACTACCTGAAGTAACGTCATCGATTCCACTAGCTCGCACCGGTTCGGGTATATCTGAgtgagaagaagtcgaTAAAGAAACCTCCACTGAGGCGATCTCCGGCCTATTTTCCCAGTTCGTTTGTCCCTTCTGTCCAATTTTCCTATCGGCTTCCTGGCTCTCCATGCTTCTCTTCGACAAGTTCTCATTAGTGGaattatcatcatctgctcCTTGGCCCACACCGCCGGTTAAAGTCTGAGCCAccgaagatgatggcttGGCTCCTGAAGCAGCGAACCATTTCTTTGTAGCACTTAAGGCGGCAGCTTTCTTTGATGACGCACTGCCAGAAGGGAGCGTGATCGGTGCTGTTTCTGTGCGGACGATCTCCGTGCCAGTATCAGCTCCCGATTCGGAGCTCGGGATTGACGGAGTTAGCGGCGGGACCGTGGTAGTGGAAGTGTATACGGTCTGCTTTTGATGTCTTTGACGAAGCGTAGTACTGCTTGCTTCAGAACTAGGTGACAAGGCATCTTGTGTGGACCTCTCTGATGCATGGAAGgtatcttctctttcccccttGGCATTTCTTTTGGCTTTCGCTGCAAAATCGAAAATCCCACCTCGGACGGGATAGTCGCAGGAATTGAAAAAAGCCAAATCGTCCATGTTAGGTAAAACGACCGATTCCGCGATCTGTGGCCGGGGAAAGGGCAGAGTGGGAGAAGCAGAAAATGAGCTTTTATCGCAAGGTCCGACGAAGTTCACTCACAACATCTCGCAGCTGCTTCTCAATTGCCTTTAGGACCATACTAATTTGGATCTTCCGCTCACTGACTACCGGGATGATCTCCATTTCAATCTTGGGCATCTTAGTGAAGCCATACCATATCCTATTGCTTGGCGGCTCCTTGATTTGCACCAAAAGATTACCTTCGAATGATTTTAGAACAACAGCCAATACAAGGTCTACTACATATGGCTTAAAGCCGGTAGGGATAGTAGCAGTCGTCGCGATGGTCAGTCGAACATCTGAGGCGGGCTGGGAAGCACGTGAACGGTGTTGGACATGGACCTCAAAAGCTGCTGTACCCGATGCCGTCAAGTCTTTAAGCATCGGTTTGGAAAAACTATGTAAACATTGTTAATGAAGAGAAGCTTATGTTATAGGACGAAAGACACTTacaaaggaggagaagatccAACGTTAACTTCTCGCACGACAATGGGACTGAGGAAACTAGGTCTTGGGACTTTTGATAATTTCTTCATAATTTTGCTTATGATAAACTAGAATAAAGTCAGTACTAACACAGTATATTCCAACTTTTCGGAACACTTACTTGCTCGAACGCTTCTGTCCTGTAGTATCCAAAAAAAACTCGACCCATGAAGGCATTGAACCATCTCATAGGTATGGGGTCTGGTTCCGTATCGATAGTGTCCACCATATTTTGCATATCTTTGCTTGAGAATACATCGTCAAAGGTGGGTTGGCAAGAGGACACCTGAAGTAAAGCCATGTACCagtcttccatccttcccagAACGGTCAGGTGTGAAGAAAATTTGTAGAGATAAACTCACTTGGTGTTAGATTTTGAGAACAAATATATTGGCCCACTGGCTTCCCCATCTGCATCTTCAGCACTCATAGATTTACTAAGTAATGGGatacctcttcctccttctctgaGCTTCAGCACTATCgcatttctttttgaaaACATCTCTCCGTCCCTTCCGTTGAATTGCCCCCCACCATCCTCGACTTCCACGTTATAGTCTTCAATCCCGATAGCTGCGGCGCAATTTGACTGACTTTCGTCCTCATACAAAAAGAGAACTGATGATTTAAGGACACAAAAGAAATAGGATTTCGGTGCAGGTAGTTTATTCTGTCGGGGAACAATGCTGCGATATGTTTGAGCGATACGAGAGGAATATGTTGACTTTGCCGCTGGATTCATGCTTGGGGCATTAGAATCCCCAAGTGCAGTGTTAATCGACTGATCAATGTCTTTCAGCTCTGCTGACCGTTTCGCCGGATTTTCGTCCTCAGTCAGTACTTCTGGTAGTGGAGGCGCAATTGATCCAGTAGTTGCCATCGAGGAACCTCCCttgtttgatgaagaaatgcCTCCGTCGCCGCCTGTACTATTGGAGTGAAACTGACGTCTAATCGTCAGCCATCCTGATAAAGAATGCGTCTCGGAAGTAGTCGCCCTCTCTTTCGAATGACGCTTCTGCAGttgctcctctttctccgtcTGACTTTGCAATTGGTTTTTACGAAGCTTAAAAGGATCATCATCCCTTATAGGGGATGAGCCATACTTGATAGCGTACACTTGAGGGAATGTTAGTGACTAGCTGATGCTTGAAAGCATGACGTACCAACGATAATGACGACGACCAAAGGAACGAACGTCAAGCCGCCTAAGACATAAATAAAGAGCCATTGGAATGGCCACCACATAGTATGAGATGATTATCTATAGAACCATACACGTCgagcagaggatgaaggatgaaaaCAGAAAATGAATTGAGTAGCACATCCGTAAATCCAATCTCTTTCGTTGCTGGCAGTTCAGCCACGCAGGTGGAGGCGGCGAGACGGTGACGTATTACGTATGTACCCCCCCTCCGCGAATAATAACTGTCGAGGATGTGTGTGCATCATGGATATAAATTGCTACATAATTAATAGTTGTGTAATAGGTCAGCTATTACGCGCATTACTTATTTAATTATGCTTTATGGTACTAATATATTAGGGAGCTAGATGCCGAAATGGCAGACGACACTGAAAGCTCTGCGTGTGTCGAATTTCACTTAGGGCTGAAAATCCATGCATCCTCACCCATAGTAATATAAGCTTCAGGACAGGTACTCTCGCAATTTCTCCTTGattgccttttcttccacgGGGATGATGTGATCATCCACGCTTTCGATCAAACGCTTCATTGCCAACGTCTCGCCCACCGTCTCTGCCTTCATCCACACTCGACCGTTAAGACCAATAGCAATCTCAAAAGGAAAAATAGAAGCGATAGTGGGCAAGACAATGTGGTTTCTATCAAGAAGACTACCACTGCAGATTAGTATGAACAACAGACGCAAGAGTAGGAAGATATTTACCGTCTACACAGCTGGAGGGTTGCATTGACCATCACTCCCCCTTTCAACTCACCAAAACCATCCGACTTGCCAGTATTGGGATCAAAACATTCAAGTTCAGGTTCCATATCTCGACTAGCGGACATCACACGCGCAAACACTAATGTACCAACCTATTGATCAAGTAAGTCGATCAGTTTTCGTCTAGTCAAACATGAATTGGAACCAGCCCACCTTGAGGTTTGGTTTACTCCTCTTTGTGGCACCCTCAAACGCCAAAGCGTCGAGTTGGGCCATCTGCGAAGAGCCCAGATCTACACGATATCCGTCGGCATGTCTAGCAATGATTATCCCCAAGACTATATCTTTTTGCGCAGGTATATACTACAAGTCAATTTAAGTTACGGCCCTATCTCATTTGCATTGGCAACAACTGACCCTCTTCGAGTTTCCTTCTATCCACAATTTCTGACTCcgttcctttccttttcccgaATGCAGCATCCCCAGTCTCGTTGCGATATATCCCTGAGCTGATGAGGATCCGGACGCGGTACTAGAGGAAGCTTGTAAGGTTGGAGTCGATTGGGAGATGCCGGGGCCTAGTACGACGGCTTTCGATGTCGATGGGATAGGGACTGTTTCCCCCGGTAGAATAAGAGTTGGCATGAGGTTGATACTCTGGTCTCTTAGGTTTTTGATTGAAGGTCAAGCGACTGGTGGTCTTGGTGGATGTTCTAGTTCTTACAGTGTGAGGCTAAGGAGGAATGCATCACAT from Cryptococcus neoformans var. neoformans B-3501A chromosome 4, whole genome shotgun sequence includes:
- a CDS encoding hypothetical protein (HMMPfam hit to Nrap, Nrap protein, score: 296.2, E(): 4.8e-86), which codes for MVAQHSLKRKATLENGSGNKRGPAVPQSSRAENDNDLQELGNESSISYDEEAMEPLEDPMIDQQVFSDDAGSVSDADAHEEASESEEHDRPTAGPSRSSKNLYKAPTLSEMEALRRAEETGGTTFSLQLSELLEASLLPTAPHAALKDLLTAIHSRILGMPAIESLHPAKAIKRIGIKVPFPGPAEFSPLKNGKEIKWTLGWAKPEEVVIGGSWSVVGGYKKEKGEMGGIDLVVAMPHGIFSPKDRLDYRYFHKRIFYLAVIFSELQRLATKEGELKGVKIEWATNMADERRPIVVVRAGKDQGLKSKVDIRIHASIPSSLFPLSSLSPAKSLVRTALFATTDQTSGTPSPLYNTSILHDTLHKPHLLHLHRLSQLLPSNARTVDSFLALWRIWAKRRGIRRERGGSAWLAGMVLGWVINGGWVGGVGGKREQVKKVAGVGRSLGAWGALRAAWEFLAHTDFKQTPIFLHPPSSPSSFEHSVFLTFSHVFTDPSGLVNIFAGWDEGEIDFLRYHARETLAMLEDESGERFADVFLKEFDLGPAVFDEFFHIDISSARLPDDLYKRSEHPSVSSLAVTVFSSTLRQGLSNRVNFVHICPISDHSISVGLLLDPSHANRVLDIGPSSDKPLEGEAFRGLWGEKAELRRFKDGSIAESVVWDLSRPEDAALIPSKIVRYLLENHYSIPGDAVTSFSSSQSWLSLIQIPSSARDAITIKGSEKLGFRPMLSGYDSLYKVLKDIDHKLPLAVLNVQPSSPLLRYSSTFVPHPVDIHRFSAAPDCIKYIPSADVIVQFESSPKWPDDLAAVQKVKLALFEKLARILPSRLPEIKADIVFDAGASEIEDQASLAVMLPEGISFRLRIYYEREKTMLERVLQEEKPLFATSLPYPPRRLVVPALAIHLERFHYLPAHHSSLAPMHHRYPTYSSACRLLKRWFAAHMLLGESGVREEIVELIMAGVYLEPGRGKTPSSAVGGFMRAMELLECWDWRTEPLLIPIVSASSPTSASASGRVRFPAELKEEALKLFEHLRAKEKGTEGNEGNVHAWVVCTEQDVEGMRWTKGIGKAVAVRVGALARATVRAVKDSIEKGSLDVTALFITPLEHYDIIIHLSPKFLSTSAQSILPDPSLWEPHLKYRNLTSSSEESDGMRIDFDPAALFVRDLKKIYGDSLMFFVDRHGGDAVGGVWNLARDGARGLKSFLGWNGMPVKSEAELVEINKEAIIGEIARLGQDLVVRIERRR
- a CDS encoding hypothetical protein (HMMPfam hit to Rep-A_N, Replication factor-A protein 1, N-terminal domain, score: 82.6, E(): 9.9e-22; HMMPfam hit to tRNA_anti, OB-fold nucleic acid binding domain, score: 56.7, E(): 6.3e-14): MASPLTVGFCERATSAEDVSECFDSVVQVLNVKKIASTDTTAVDRYRAILSDGQYFIQAMLATQLNHFVESKQVDKHSLVKVVNFSVNSVSGRKLLIILALEVVPWTDEKIGNPVSVDQAKSGASASAQPAGAHSAPLQSATAPAPARAQVPGRNASSARPGNTKPKGDLGPLYPIEGLSPYQNRWTIKARVTQKSDIRHYSNQRGDGKLFNVTFMDETGEIRATGFNDAVDNFYNLLEVGKVFFVSRARINIAKKQFSNVNNEYEIMFERDTEIEPCADESVPQVKYNFKGIGDLGELQKDDVCDVIGVVREVGELGSVTSRATNKPFAKRELQLVDQSGQSVRLTLWGKQAETFQADDQPVIAFKGVKVGDFGGRSLSMFSNATMTINPDIPEAHSLRGWFDAEGHNKHFTAYTTASVGDSAINTAAGAATRPAELKTIAQVKDEQLGMSEKTDFFSTEATVAFIKKDPFSYPACANPDNCAKKVVEDGSGWWCEKCQRRWDEPIHRYILSMNVMDYTGQFWMTAFNETAEQIMGISANDLMKLKNEGNDLDYDVHFAKATARTYVFQMMAKQDSFNDQVRVRYQCRKVAPPDYVADSAHLSQMISQMSV